CAAAAGCCGCGAGCTTTTGAATATCTCTGATGGCTGATGGAAAATGAAATAAATGATGCAAAATTCAATCTAAAACGTTGATTTTATCCTTTGGAATAAGAGCATATATTTGAAGGGGAAGGGTTTCGCGGTTGAAACATTGTGCATAAGGGCGAAGGATAACCGTGACAGCAATGATTTCAAGCGATTGCCAAATCGTATACAATTGTTAAATTATACACATGGCGTTTTGAATAAAATCTTTCAAAATAAGTATGTATACAAGTATATTTTTAAAGCGAGAGAAAAAAGGCTCTTATATTTATGATATATTATAGGCGATACTCATAGATTTTTTCGGGAATAAAAACATATAGCTTTAAAATCCAAAGGAGGAACATCATGTTTGACAGGGATAAGCTTGATGACATTAAAAACGAGGCGAAGTCTTTTGAAGAATCAACTCAAAAGGCAATTCAGAAACGTCCCGAACGCAAAGAAAATTTCATGTCTGCTTCAGGCGATGAAGTAGGGAGGCTGTATTCTCCGGCTGATATGGGAGACATCGATTTTATGGATGATATAGGTTTCCCTGGACAGTATCCGTATACTCGCGGCGTCCAGCCGACCATGTATAGAGGCCGTCTGTGGACGATGAGGATGTATGCCGGTTTCGCAACGGCAGAAGAATCCAATAAAAGATATAAGATGTTGCTGGCTCAGGGAGGAAGCGGCCTTTCAGTTGCTTTTGACCTTCCGACTCAAATAGGATATGACTCCGACCATTCACTCTCCGAAGGAGAGGTTGGAAAAGTAGGGGTTGCAATAGACTCGTTAAAGGACATGGAAATATTGTTCGGCGGAATACCGCTCGACAAGGTTAGCACATCCATGACCATCAACGCGCCCGCAGCGGTTCTGTTGGCAATGTATATAGCCGTTGCAGAGAAGCAAGGCGTTTCAATGGACAAGCTGAGGGGCACCATCCAGAATGATATCCTAAAGGAGTATATTGCAAGAGGTACATATATATTCCCCACAGAACCATCCATGAGGCTTATAACAAACATATTCGAATACTGTTCTGCGAATGTTCCCCAGTGGAACACAATAAGTATTTCGGGATACCACATAAGAGAAGCCGGATCAACAGCGGCGCAGGAAGTTGGATTTACATTGGCGGACGGGATTGCATATGTTGAGGCTGCCATTGCGGCGGGTCTTGATGTGGATACGTTTGCTCCGAGGCTTTCGTTCTTCTTTAATGCACATAATGATTTGCTTGAGGAGGTTTCCAAATTCAGAGCTGCTAGGAGGCTTTGGGCAAGGATAATGAAGGAAAGGTTCCATGCTAAGGATCCAAAATCAATGATGCTTAAATTCCACACGCAAACTGCAGGTTCTACGCTGACAGCTCAACAGCCTGACAACAACATTGTGCGTGTAGCGATTCAAACACTGGCCGCAGTTCTTGGAGGGACACAATCATTGCATACCAATTCGAGAGACGAAGCACTTGCGCTTCCGACCGAAGATTCTGTAAGGATAGCACTCAGAACCCAACAGATAGTGGCCCATGAAAGCGGCGTTACGAATACGATTGACCCGTTCGCAGGATCATATTTCATAGAGAGTAAAACAAAGGACATTGAAGATCAGGCCTATGCCTATATCAAAAAAATCGACGAGCTTGGGGGAGCACCCAAAGCAATCGACAATGGATATATTCAACAGGAAATAATGGATGCTGCATATAGATGCCAAAAGGATATCGAGTCAAAGAACGCAGTAGTGGTTGGCATGAACGAATTCATGATAGAAGAAGAACCACCCAAGGGCTTGCTTAGGGTTGACATGTCAGTAGGCGAAGGGCAAAAGAAAAAATTGCAGGAGCTTAAAGCCGAAAGAGATAATGAAGATGTTAAAATCAAGCTTGAGTTATTAAGAAAAGCATGTGAATGTGATGATAATGTAATGCCTTTAATATTGGATGCGGTAAAAGCCTATGCTACGCTTGGAGAGATTTGCTTGGTCATGAGAGATGTTTTTGGTGAATATCAACAGTCGGTTCGAATATAGGAAACGGGAGGACGATTGAAATGGAAAGAACCATTAGAGTATTAGTGGCAAAACCCGGTCTTGACGGACATGACAGGGGAGCCAAAGTAATTGCAAGGGCTTTAAGAGATGCGGGAATGGAAGTTATCTATACAGGACTCAGACAAACACCTCAGCAAATAGTGAATGCAGCCATCCAAGAGGATGTGGATTGTGTAGCTGTAAGTATTTTGTCGGGAGCTCACAACACCTTGTTGCCTAAGATTGTTGAATTACTAAGAGCTGAGGATGCTGACGACATACTTGTTGTAGGCGGAGGTGTAATTCCGGGCGAGGACATACCTTTCCTAAAGGAAAAAGGCATTTCGGAAATATTCACCCCTGGAACACTTACAGACACAACCATTGAATATATAAGAAGCAACATAAAAAGAAGATAGCAAACAAGCATTGGCCGCGTAAGCGGCCAATGAGATTGTTGATTGTAATTTCAGGTCGAATTGGTCAATCTATCAGGTGGTGAAAAAGTGGAAATAAAGAAGCGATTGTTAAAAGGAGACAAACGGGCGGCGGCAAGATTAATAACAATGATTGAGAATAATGAAGCCGAAGCCATTGATATTCTAAAGGATGTATATGAACATACCGGAAAAGCATATGTCATAGGAATTACGGGACCCCCGGGAGCGGGTAAAAGTACGCTTACTGATAAGCTGGTAAAGCATTTAAGAAAGCAGAACAAAAAAATCGCAATCATAGCAGTAGACCCGACTAGCCCGTTTACGGGAGGAGCAATCCTGGGAGACAGGGTTCGCATGGGAGACCTGAATACAGACCCCGGTGTTTTCATAAGAAGCATGGGTGCCAGGGGGCGTCTAGGCGGCTTGTCGGAAGCGACAAGGTCCGCGGTCAAGGTTTTGGATGTGTATGGAGCTGACTATATTTTCATCGAGACCGTGGGTGTAGGCCAATCCGAAATAGATATAGTTAAGACCTGTGATACGACTCTAATGGTAATGGTTCCGGGACTAGGTGACGATATACAGGCCATCAAGGCGGGAATTATGGAAATAGGCGATGTTTTTACAGTCAACAAGGCTGATAGGGATGGAGCAAAGAGAACAATCACAGAGCTTAAAATGATGCTTGATTTTAACAAAGGTGAATGGAAACCGCCTGTTATACCGGCAGTTGCGATAAACAATGAAGGTATTGAAGAGATTATTGAAGGTATAAATAATCACATGAATCATATGAAAAAAACCGGTGGATTCAAGGAAAGAAGAATTGCCAACTGCAAATTTGAAATAATTGATTTGATACAGCAGCGCTTGATGAATACTTTGCTTGACAACTCTAAAAGGGAAGAAAGGATAAATGAATTATCCGGAATGGTTGCATCGCGTGAGGTGGATCCATATACGGCTCGAGAAATGATATTTAATGAAATGAAATAAAAAGCGGCAAGCTTTTGACCTGCATGGCAAGAGACAAACGCCGCCCATTTGAAATTTGAATTAATGAGGAGGAAAATGATGAAAGCTCTTAAAATCGATCACATTGGAATAGCTGTAAAAGATTTGGAAAAAGCTTTGGAATTCTATGAAGCCCTTGGAATGAAAGCTGAGGGAACAGAAGTTGTTGAAGAACAAAAGGTGAGGGTGGCATTTCTTCCTACGGGCGATTCGGAGATTGAGCTGCTTGAGTCGACATCGCCAGATGGGCCAATTGCAAAGCATATTGAGAAAAAAGGCGAGGGAATTCAGCATCTTGCACTGAGAGTCGAAAATATTGAAGAAGCGATTGCCGACCTTATGGAAAAAGGCGTTCGCATGATAGACGAAAAGCCGAGATATGGTGCCGGTGGCGCTAAAATAGCTTTTGTTCATCCTAAAAGCACAAATGGAATATTGCTTGAACTTACGGAAAGGTAAATCCGACACATAATTAATGGGAGGCCCAGGAATGGCAATAAACAAATTAGAGCAACTAAGAGAGAATAAAAAGAAAGTAATGCTTGGAGGTGGCATCAAGCGCATCGAGAAGCAACATGCATCAGGGAAATTGACGGCGCGCGAACGCATTGGATTGCTTTTTGATGAGGGAAGCTTTGTAGAGCTGGACGCATTCATGAAGCACAGATGCAACAACTTCGGGATGGAAAAGATCAACACGCCCGGAGAGGGAGTAGTAACCGGATACGGGAAAGTCGAAGGAAGGCTTGTATATGCATTTTCACAAGACTTCACAGTAATAGGCGGTTCCCTTGGAGAAATGCACGCAGCAAAAATTGTAAAAGTGTTGGACAATGCACTTAAAGTCGGAGCCCCTGTAGTTGGAATAAACGATTCCGGAGGCGCGAGAATACAGGAAGCAGTAGACGCACTACGCGGGTACGGAGACATATTCTTCAAAAATAC
The sequence above is a segment of the Peptostreptococcaceae bacterium genome. Coding sequences within it:
- the mce gene encoding methylmalonyl-CoA epimerase, with translation MMKALKIDHIGIAVKDLEKALEFYEALGMKAEGTEVVEEQKVRVAFLPTGDSEIELLESTSPDGPIAKHIEKKGEGIQHLALRVENIEEAIADLMEKGVRMIDEKPRYGAGGAKIAFVHPKSTNGILLELTER
- a CDS encoding methylmalonyl-CoA mutase family protein; the encoded protein is MFDRDKLDDIKNEAKSFEESTQKAIQKRPERKENFMSASGDEVGRLYSPADMGDIDFMDDIGFPGQYPYTRGVQPTMYRGRLWTMRMYAGFATAEESNKRYKMLLAQGGSGLSVAFDLPTQIGYDSDHSLSEGEVGKVGVAIDSLKDMEILFGGIPLDKVSTSMTINAPAAVLLAMYIAVAEKQGVSMDKLRGTIQNDILKEYIARGTYIFPTEPSMRLITNIFEYCSANVPQWNTISISGYHIREAGSTAAQEVGFTLADGIAYVEAAIAAGLDVDTFAPRLSFFFNAHNDLLEEVSKFRAARRLWARIMKERFHAKDPKSMMLKFHTQTAGSTLTAQQPDNNIVRVAIQTLAAVLGGTQSLHTNSRDEALALPTEDSVRIALRTQQIVAHESGVTNTIDPFAGSYFIESKTKDIEDQAYAYIKKIDELGGAPKAIDNGYIQQEIMDAAYRCQKDIESKNAVVVGMNEFMIEEEPPKGLLRVDMSVGEGQKKKLQELKAERDNEDVKIKLELLRKACECDDNVMPLILDAVKAYATLGEICLVMRDVFGEYQQSVRI
- a CDS encoding cobalamin B12-binding domain-containing protein yields the protein MERTIRVLVAKPGLDGHDRGAKVIARALRDAGMEVIYTGLRQTPQQIVNAAIQEDVDCVAVSILSGAHNTLLPKIVELLRAEDADDILVVGGGVIPGEDIPFLKEKGISEIFTPGTLTDTTIEYIRSNIKRR
- the meaB gene encoding methylmalonyl Co-A mutase-associated GTPase MeaB, with protein sequence MEIKKRLLKGDKRAAARLITMIENNEAEAIDILKDVYEHTGKAYVIGITGPPGAGKSTLTDKLVKHLRKQNKKIAIIAVDPTSPFTGGAILGDRVRMGDLNTDPGVFIRSMGARGRLGGLSEATRSAVKVLDVYGADYIFIETVGVGQSEIDIVKTCDTTLMVMVPGLGDDIQAIKAGIMEIGDVFTVNKADRDGAKRTITELKMMLDFNKGEWKPPVIPAVAINNEGIEEIIEGINNHMNHMKKTGGFKERRIANCKFEIIDLIQQRLMNTLLDNSKREERINELSGMVASREVDPYTAREMIFNEMK